In the Manis javanica isolate MJ-LG chromosome 14, MJ_LKY, whole genome shotgun sequence genome, one interval contains:
- the LOC118973861 gene encoding olfactory receptor 14C36-like, with amino-acid sequence MVTEFLLMGFAEREKVPSHDVVPILMYLATLLGNLLIVSTTTLDQNLHTPMYFLLRKLPILDMCYISVTVPDSCVNSFTDNRAISLAGCAAQIFFVIYYAFVEFLFPTIVAHDRYVAIYQPLHYPIIMNHQFCVWTTLVSLLSGLIYAAVHTGNIFRLSFCQSNMVHQFFCDIPFLLSLSCSDTFSNFLLLSLPLWSVVAAFFNHHVIHSHIFHCAEVSNQRARQSLFHVCPSHPGGVCLPHHCHLCVPETFSNI; translated from the coding sequence ATGGTGACTGAGTTTCTCCTCATGGGATTTGCTGAAAGGGAGAAGGTTCCTTCACATGATGTTGTTCCTATACTGATGTACTTGGCCACCTTGTTAGGGAATCTTCTCATCGTCTCTACCACCACTCTGGACCAGAACCTTCACACTCCCATGTACTTCCTCCTCAGGAAACTGCCCATCTTAGACATgtgctacatttctgtcactgtcccCGATTCCTGTGTCAACTCCTTCACTGACAACAGGGCCATTTCACTTGCTGGTTGTGCAGCTCAGATATTCTTTGTCATTTATTATGCATTTGTAGAGTTTCTCTTCCCCACCATCGTGGCccatgaccgctatgtggccatctacCAGCCCCTCCACTACCCCATCATCATGAACCACCAGTTCTGTGTCTGGACaacactggtctccctgctcagTGGTCTCATCTATGCAGCTGTGCACACAGGGAACATATTCCGGCTGTCCTTCTGTCAGTCCAACATGGTCCACCAGTTCTTCTGTGACATCCCCTTTCTGCTGAGCCTCTCCTGCTCAGACACCTTCAGCAATTTCCTCTTATTATCTCTGCCACTGTGGTCTGTGGTGGCTGCTTTTTTTAATCATCATGTCATACATTCACATATTTTCCACTGTGCAGAAGTTTCCAACCAGAGAGCGAGGCAAAGCCTTTTCCACGTGTGTCCCTCACATCCTGGTGGTGTCTGTCTTCCTCATCACTGTCACCTATGTGTCCCTGAAACCTTCAGTAACATCTGA